A stretch of the Actinotalea sp. JY-7876 genome encodes the following:
- a CDS encoding DUF4397 domain-containing protein, giving the protein MRARLATGLAGTAALGLSVLAALPAAAATSDTAQLSVLHGVPDLVVDVWVNGERTLDDFQPGDLAGPLDLPAGTYSVAITAADAADASAPAIGPVDLPLMGGMNYTAVAHLDASGAPTATLYTNDLTPTAAGQGRLTVRHDAAAPAVDVLAGGSPVITNLANPGEQSLDLPAGTISAAVAATGTTTPVIGPTDVTVTEGVSTIVYAWGSLDAGNLQLAVQTIEGLHSSPAGVPSGELGLADTTSSAPWLIGAALLTAAGGAVLLGRRAYATSTARD; this is encoded by the coding sequence ATGCGCGCACGACTTGCCACCGGCCTCGCCGGAACCGCAGCACTCGGACTCAGTGTCCTGGCGGCGCTCCCGGCCGCCGCCGCCACGAGCGACACCGCGCAGCTCTCGGTGCTCCACGGCGTCCCCGACCTGGTCGTCGACGTCTGGGTCAACGGCGAGCGCACGCTCGACGACTTCCAGCCCGGGGACCTCGCCGGGCCCCTGGACCTGCCCGCCGGCACGTACAGCGTCGCGATCACCGCGGCCGACGCCGCCGACGCGAGCGCCCCGGCCATCGGCCCCGTCGACCTGCCGCTCATGGGCGGCATGAACTACACCGCCGTCGCTCACCTCGACGCGTCCGGCGCCCCGACGGCGACGCTCTACACCAACGACCTCACGCCCACGGCCGCCGGCCAGGGACGGCTGACGGTCCGCCACGACGCCGCGGCACCCGCCGTCGACGTGCTGGCGGGCGGCTCGCCGGTCATCACGAACCTCGCCAACCCGGGCGAGCAGTCACTCGACCTCCCGGCCGGCACGATCTCGGCCGCCGTCGCCGCGACCGGCACGACGACGCCCGTCATCGGCCCGACCGACGTCACCGTGACCGAGGGCGTCAGCACGATCGTCTACGCGTGGGGCTCGCTCGACGCGGGCAACCTGCAGCTCGCGGTGCAGACCATCGAGGGCCTGCACTCCTCGCCCGCCGGCGTCCCGTCCGGCGAGCTCGGACTGGCGGACACCACGTCGTCCGCCCCCTGGCTGATCGGCGCGGCGCTGCTGACCGCCGCGGGCGGGGCCGTCCTGCTGGGGCGTCGCGCCTACGCGACGTCGACCGCGCGGGACTGA
- a CDS encoding class F sortase yields MTARSTALALAALLLLGACTAPAPSGDAEGLTPAPATSAPASAAPAAPLPDIPVRSADLSALTVPDAPAPTAVRIPSLEIDVPVDPVGVQADGQMEIPPLAERAGWYRYGAAPGEPEGTAVIAAHVDSVASAGLGPFARLRDLAPGATVEVSLADGAVVPYVVTSVTSVAKDDAAWDTVFTREGPARLVLVTCGGTFQREASRYSDNIIVTADPVR; encoded by the coding sequence ATGACCGCACGCAGCACGGCCCTCGCGCTCGCGGCCCTCCTCCTCCTCGGCGCGTGCACGGCGCCCGCGCCGTCGGGGGACGCCGAAGGGCTCACGCCCGCCCCCGCCACCTCCGCCCCGGCGTCGGCGGCCCCCGCGGCGCCCCTGCCCGACATCCCCGTCCGGTCCGCCGACCTCTCGGCCCTGACCGTCCCGGACGCCCCGGCCCCGACCGCGGTCCGCATCCCGTCCCTGGAGATCGACGTTCCCGTCGACCCGGTCGGCGTGCAGGCCGACGGCCAGATGGAGATCCCGCCCTTGGCCGAGCGCGCCGGCTGGTACCGCTACGGGGCCGCGCCGGGCGAGCCCGAGGGCACCGCCGTCATCGCGGCGCACGTGGACTCCGTCGCCTCCGCCGGCCTGGGACCCTTCGCCCGCCTGCGCGACCTCGCCCCGGGCGCGACCGTCGAGGTGAGCCTCGCCGACGGTGCCGTCGTGCCCTACGTCGTGACCTCGGTGACCTCCGTCGCGAAGGACGACGCCGCCTGGGACACCGTCTTCACGCGCGAGGGCCCCGCCCGGCTGGTGCTCGTGACGTGCGGTGGTACGTTCCAGCGCGAGGCCTCCCGGTACTCGGACAACATCATCGTCACCGCCGACCCCGTCCGCTGA
- a CDS encoding RNA polymerase sigma factor has product MSSAVEFSGGTPPGHGPHLWLGPGPTPFAGRSAPLSSSPVAQLHAPASWADDVVGRAFAGGDETALAEAFRRWAPFVHTLALRSLRDDADAQDVTQQVFVSAWRSRGGFDPARSPLPAWLTGIARNAVADVHARRGRDRRNEVAVATRTGPEPEPETAAVAERVTVADELTRLGEPQRTIMALAFWEDLTHDQIAQRLDLPLGTVKSHIRRSLLRLRDRLEVDGGARR; this is encoded by the coding sequence ATGTCCTCCGCCGTCGAGTTCTCCGGTGGGACGCCACCCGGGCACGGCCCGCACCTGTGGCTCGGGCCCGGACCCACCCCCTTCGCAGGAAGGAGCGCTCCGCTGTCCTCGTCACCCGTCGCGCAGCTGCACGCGCCCGCCTCCTGGGCGGACGACGTCGTGGGGCGCGCGTTCGCCGGGGGCGACGAGACCGCGCTCGCGGAGGCGTTCCGGCGCTGGGCGCCCTTCGTCCACACGCTCGCCCTGCGCTCGCTCCGGGACGACGCCGACGCGCAGGACGTCACGCAGCAGGTGTTCGTCAGCGCGTGGCGCAGCCGGGGCGGCTTCGACCCCGCCCGCTCGCCGCTGCCCGCGTGGCTCACCGGCATCGCGCGGAACGCGGTCGCCGACGTGCACGCGCGGCGCGGCCGCGACCGCCGCAACGAGGTCGCCGTCGCGACGCGCACCGGCCCCGAGCCCGAGCCGGAGACGGCGGCGGTCGCGGAGCGCGTCACCGTCGCGGACGAGCTGACGCGCCTCGGCGAGCCGCAACGCACCATCATGGCTCTCGCGTTCTGGGAGGACCTCACGCACGACCAGATCGCCCAGCGGCTCGACCTGCCCCTGGGGACCGTCAAGAGCCACATCAGACGCAGCCTGCTGCGCCTGCGCGACCGGTTGGAGGTGGATGGTGGAGCACGTCGCTGA
- a CDS encoding anti-sigma factor: MVEHVAEEDLALLALGEPASEAVRAHVARCEECAAAVAELAAVVAVGRAVTPGDALVPPPPQVWTGIRDELGLAADLEPDGRSRAVTAPAVDEAPAESAPTAPVVDLAAARGRRGARLPWIAAAAAAGIVVGGVGATFLSGVRERDADSEVLAQARLEPLPGWDATGEAVVEVTPDGSRELVLSVEDAGSDGDFREVWLIDRDVTRLVSLGVLQGSEGRFTVPEGLDLSDFAVVDVSEEPFDGDPAHSGDSIVRGVLDA; encoded by the coding sequence ATGGTGGAGCACGTCGCTGAGGAGGACCTCGCGCTGCTCGCGCTCGGCGAGCCGGCGAGCGAGGCCGTCCGCGCCCACGTCGCCCGGTGCGAGGAGTGCGCCGCCGCGGTGGCCGAGCTGGCCGCGGTGGTCGCCGTCGGGCGCGCCGTGACGCCCGGTGACGCGCTCGTGCCGCCGCCCCCGCAGGTCTGGACGGGGATCCGCGACGAGCTCGGGCTGGCGGCGGACCTCGAGCCCGACGGGCGCTCGCGCGCCGTGACGGCTCCCGCCGTGGACGAGGCGCCCGCCGAGAGCGCGCCGACGGCGCCCGTCGTCGACCTCGCGGCGGCCCGCGGCCGCCGCGGCGCCCGGCTGCCCTGGATCGCGGCGGCCGCGGCGGCCGGCATCGTGGTCGGCGGCGTGGGCGCGACGTTCCTGTCCGGCGTGCGCGAGCGCGACGCCGACTCCGAGGTGCTCGCGCAGGCCAGGCTCGAGCCGCTCCCGGGCTGGGACGCGACCGGGGAGGCCGTCGTCGAGGTCACGCCCGACGGCTCGCGCGAGCTGGTCCTCTCGGTCGAGGACGCGGGCAGCGACGGCGACTTCCGCGAGGTGTGGCTCATCGACCGGGACGTCACGCGGCTGGTGAGCCTCGGCGTGCTGCAGGGATCCGAGGGTCGCTTCACCGTGCCCGAGGGGCTGGACCTGTCGGACTTCGCCGTCGTGGACGTGTCCGAGGAGCCGTTCGACGGGGACCCGGCCCACTCGGGCGACAGCATCGTGCGCGGCGTCCTCGACGCCTGA